The Candidatus Schekmanbacteria bacterium genomic interval TGATTTGCGATAATTCATGCTCTAACTGATGAGTCAAATCCTTTGTTCCTTTTTCATCAATTTCTGAAACTATGCTTGTATAAATGTCAGCTGCATAACGGAAAACCGTATTATTCCCTGACACAATCTCCCTGAAGATTTTTGTTGTCTGACATATCACCTCATTGCCGGTTTTATAGCCTAATTGATTGTCTATGGTTATAAGGTTGTTTATTCTTATTACTATTATGGAAAATGATGATGATGATGCCTGCGCTCTTTTGTACTGCATTGCAAGACAGTCTTCATAATGTTCCCTGGCAACAAGTGAAAGAAGACTTTCTCTCACAGTTTCTTCCTTTATCTGTTCCACCACGAATCTGTCTTCCATTATTCTTTTTCTCAGCCCTTTAAGCATAAGCCGTGTTTCTAAAACATAGG includes:
- a CDS encoding diguanylate cyclase, coding for MVRKIQKIEDVEKRGWQLLSLMFFLLIFFIVFAMITIYEYTIVSELPNGNIYFYSFVVLSLLFIAYVLETRLMLKGLRKRIMEDRFVVEQIKEETVRESLLSLVAREHYEDCLAMQYKRAQASSSSFSIIVIRINNLITIDNQLGYKTGNEVICQTTKIFREIVSGNNTVFRYAADIYTSIVSEIDEKGTKDLTHQLEHELSQITLSDGGKIDFTVIGTNYPYHTSSLHELRKLALGSYIDENID